Proteins from one Portunus trituberculatus isolate SZX2019 chromosome 38, ASM1759143v1, whole genome shotgun sequence genomic window:
- the LOC123515100 gene encoding glutamate receptor ionotropic, delta-1-like, which produces MPYYMESTTLVSGAPKEKSRTFAVFSPFTIEVWLCIVVAVAAVGPFLYLVTRLLVHVLDHPDQPHYTPQELTFNMYRNLMVQNNLITTSSWVLKLIFFGWYLFSFYIYAMYSGTLTAVLAIPAFDKPIDSLQQLADARRRGYTIGTTRDSSFEETLKGAKTGIYREVWLLMNHEDRDESFLPAPQSGIDMILKREYYVFINAQLNSVMKATQSGQRHKFHIGRETFLPQSYGIACSTGSPLRDAFSDILRRLSEGGLVYKWAGDEVAGGSSSNRAGKTTGPPAITVQHLQAAFFLLTLGLVTSTVVLGGEMVLSKWCHPRDDRRKFSFTKK; this is translated from the exons ATGCCTTACTATATGGAATCAACGACGCTGGTGTCTGGAGCGCCGAAAGAAAAAAGCAGAACCTTCGCTGTCTTTTCTCCGTTCACAATAGAG GTGTGGTTGTGCATTGTTGTGgcagtggcagcggtgggaccATTCCTGTACCTGGTAACGCGGCTGCTGGTTCACGTGTTGGACCATCCCGATCAGCCGCACTACACCCCTCAGGAGCTCACCTTTAACATGTACCGCAATCTGATGGTGCAGAACAacctcatcaccacctccagctGGGTTCTGAAGTTGATTTTCTTCGGCTggtatctcttctctttctacatttaCG CCATGTATTCTGGAACCCTGACAGCAGTGCTAGCCATTCCGGCGTTTGATAAGCCCATCGACTCCCTGCAACAACTGGCAGACGCCCGCCGCCGAGGCTACACCATTGGCACCACCAGAGACTCCAGCTTTGAGGAGACCCTAAAG GGAGCTAAAACTGGAATTTACCGGGAGGTTTGGCTGCTCATGAACCACGAAGACAGAGACGAGAGTTTCCTGCCTGCCCCGCAAAGCGGTATCGACATg ATCCTAAAGCGGGAGTACTACGTGTTCATCAACGCTCAGCTTAACTCCGTCATGAAAGCCACACAGAGCGGCCAGAGACACAAATTCCATATTGGCCGAGAGACCTTCCTGCCCCAGAGCTATGGTATCGCCTGCAGCACCGGCTCTCCCCTGAGGGACGCCTTCAGTGACAT CTTGCGGCGGTTGTCAGAGGGCGGTCTAGTGTACAAGTGGGCAGGGGACGAGGTGGCTGGAGGATCCTCTAGTAACCGTGCAGGCAAGACCACGGGGCCTCCTGCCATCACCGTCCAACACCTTCAG GCGGCGTTCTTCTTGCTAACCTTGGGTCTGGTGACGTCCACGGTAGTGTTGGGCGGAGAGATGGTGCTCAGCAAATGGTGCCATCCAAGGGATGATCGAAGAAAATTCTCCTTCACCAAAAAGTGA
- the LOC123515105 gene encoding uncharacterized protein LOC123515105, producing the protein MNTWFALFLLVTTGLTFTSAFPEKLEALEDKFEDDEYEEEPKRPYSFSWAAARHYNGDPDREHQEQRGEDGITRGVYRYVDPRLRVQEIVYYADDQGFHVDASNLPKDTAAVQNAKTNHEELFEKIRQEHARIAAERALLESQENQYVDPRDRVQEIVYYADDEGFHVQRASNLPKETVAVQKARKYHEELFEKIRQEHARIAAERALLESQENQYEI; encoded by the exons TTTGCTTTGTTTCTGCTGGTGACCACGGGATTGACCTTCACCTCGGCCTTCCCGGAGAAACTTGAAGCCCTCGAGGACAAATTTGAGGATGATGAATATGAGGAGGAGCCAAAGAGACCCTACAGTTTCTCTTGGGCTGCCGCTCGCCACTACAACGGCGACCCGGACCGCGAGCACCAGGAACAACGAGGCGAGGATGGCATTACCCGCGGCGTGTACAG GTATGTAGACCCTCGACTTAGAGTACAAGAGATCGTGTACTATGCTGACGACCAAGGCTTCCATGTAGACGCCTCCAATCTGCCCAAGGACACAGCAGCCGTCCAGAATGCCAAGACGAATCACGAGGAGCTCTTTGAAAAGATCCGACAGGAACACGCTCGCATCGCAGCCGAGAGAGCGCTGCTGGAGTCCCAGGAGAACCA GTATGTAGATCCTCGAGACAGAGTACAAGAGATCGTATACTATGCTGACGACGAAGGCTTCCACGTGCAGCGGGCCTCCAATCTGCCCAAGGAAACGGTGGCTGTCCAGAAGGCCAGAAAATATCACGAGGAGCTCTTTGAAAAGATTCGACAGGAACACGCTCGCATTGCAGCCGAGAGGGCGCTGCTGGAGTCCCAGGAAAACCAGTATGAAATTTAA